The following are encoded in a window of Cyprinus carpio isolate SPL01 chromosome B18, ASM1834038v1, whole genome shotgun sequence genomic DNA:
- the LOC122140380 gene encoding sterile alpha motif domain-containing protein 3-like, which produces MSKPAQLRVILADHDVRKVLLPSGIPETVDDLHSVIRDTFYIARDFSLHYKDVDFDEFFTLYSTTDLKDKDTIKVVFLQDQEPAITLNLTDVTNTDVTNMTDQPCEEHYVDDTASVSTDDTLILSSEDSPGHRSKRWPAQFSIPSFSGLTEIQIQSANERFIKYGTLLTTKDLIPLLPDILGKLAEAIYEYTAYPSSLQIGEVAEALTQKHPCLKEPGSFNGSYGWAQLLKYKMNNFRSKLRGLGCPEVKVNSLKRKQTHDQYPAKNLKKTKKAEVNYLPPHVQGESTASLEKERVELLSEMMKRDNSKVVAQKMAKTFSLRREEIVKEVPAISDCMKRWPALFTEAQISEEFKRITTVSLESTFLAKLDQCTPKLMALTQSKGGAAGLKIRHIKDMLLEDNTVERRREIAIRCLIVYLGEKEEDLFKQYRDVEELDADLAMQVMKIAIIGDGRATIVVEGTKILQGIDVARSCALLMGVIYALNLSYPKQLKFTFEAFQKLCLELDGQKASSKVMNLKYGIF; this is translated from the exons ATGTCAAAACCGGCTCAACTCCGAGTGATCCTTGCAGATCATGATGTCCGTAAAGTTCTACTACCATCTGGAATCCCTGAGACAGTGGATGACCTTCACTCAGTCATTCGTGACACATTTTACATTGCCAGAGACTTCAGTCTTCACTATAAAGATGTTGATTTTGATGAGTTTTTCACCCTTTATTCTACAACTGACCTCAAGGATAAGGACACAATCAAGGTTGTGTTTCTCCAGGACCAGGAGCCTGCAATAACTTTAAACTTAACTGATGTGACCAACACTGATGTGACCAACATGACTGATCAGCCTTGTGAGGAGCACTATGTTGATGACACCGCATCTGTGTCAACCGATGACACACTGATTCTCTCATCTGAAGATAGTCCAGGCCACCGTTCCAAGCGCTGGCCCGCTCAGTTTTCAATTCCCAGCTTTTCTGGCCTCACAGAGATCCAAATTCAGTCGGCCAATGAGCGCTTCATAAAATATGGGACTCTTCTCACTACAAAAGATTTAATTCCACTACTCCCAGACATCCTTGGAAAACTAGCGGAGGCTATTTATGAGTACACTGCTTATCCATCTAGTCTGCAGATCGGTGAGGTTGCAGAGGCCCTCACTCAGAAGCATCCCTGCCTCAAAGAACCAGGTTCCTTTAATGGGTCCTATGGATGGGCGCAGCTCCTGAAATATAAGATGAACAATTTCAGAAGCAAACTTCGAGGTCTCGGCTGCCCCGAAGTTAAGGTGAACTCACTcaagagaaaacaaacacatgacCAGTATCCGGCAaagaatctgaaaaaaacaaagaaggcTGAGGTGAACTACCTACCCCCTCATGTTCAAGGTGAATCTACTGCAAGTTTGGAAAAAGAGAGAGTGGAGCTCCTAAGTGAAATGATGAAAAGGGACAACTCAAAGGTGGTAGCTCAGAAAATGGCCAAGACGTTCAGCCTTCGTCGGGAGGAAATAGTAAAAGAGGTCCCTGCCATCAGTGACTGCATGAAGCGCTGGCCTGCACTTTTTACTGAAGCACAG ATAAGTGAAGAATTCAAGAGGATAACAACAGTTAGCCTTGAATCAACCTTTCTGGCCAAGCTTGACCAATGCACCCCAAAATTGATGGCCTTGACTCAATCAAAAGGAGGAGCTGCAGGCCTGAAGATAAGGCACATTAAGGACATGCTTCTTGAG GACAACACAGTTGAAAGGCGGAGAGAAATTGCCATTCGCTGCCTCATAGTCTATcttggagagaaggaggaggacCTTTTCAAACAGTATCGC GATGTGGAGGAGCTCGACGCAGACCTTGCGATGCAAGTGATGAAGATTGCCATCATCGGTGATGGGCGTGCAACCATCGTAGTAGAGGGAACCAAGATCCTGCAGGGGATTGATGTTGCCAGATCCTGTGCTTTGCTGATGGGGGTGATCTATGCTCTTAACCTTAGCTATCCCAAGCAGTTGAAATTTACCTTTGAGGCATTCCAGAAGCTCTGCCTTGAGCTCGATGGACAAAAAGCCAGCTCTAAAGTAATGAATCTCAAGTATGGTATTTTCTAG